One Hyphomicrobium sp. CS1GBMeth3 DNA window includes the following coding sequences:
- a CDS encoding TonB-dependent receptor: MASVASVASSAALAQQGAQPADEGLPEVQVIQKKTPAKKAAPVAKKAAPVPAPSPAPQPPQEAFTEDVPELANSPYGAMNSGGAQARAEQSAQTPINPTQLIPQNLDGFSSAATNLTPEVLTERQPRNLNEALTRVPGVIVINDDASAQHGGIAVRGSPARRSRKMLVMEDGHTVNLALWLDPSVHYWAPIERTEGIEVIRGTVVTHGPNNNFGVINSRNLSPFGPDETVISSAIGFTRSKRGTFRPIEEVEVDGDDVEIEYGDPVSRKSSTDVSGRWHVHTRQSLENVGIVASYTGADVQGGWDTERLRFNDFYGAIGWKGRSSDLVVSSIYARQRDNYDEQNFLGGFEIEGAGSEDEAAAIAAGLAEQQFRQVGHCKTCFAPAAGLNTYTGEIWRGQIVHNAYLDEDTTITSRIYAQHHRRDRYQLFNFASDPNGIPGDPPEVEDGDDGLSNIELGIDSMFGRLRTFRHIGGELRGEWANRNVLGFRQDLQAGIRYEYQDMTNKNVIGRENEILRDGDKGSLTFFDRSLDANTVSAFLQTNIYAARDFNVVPGIRFEWFEVGRRNRVVAAEEGEAEFEGDDLEIENIDFSPDPARESFSSFNALPGLSFAYSGFKRTTIFGGYHRGLTTTVLRNEDFPAPDEIGDNFNIGVRSSAIRGFDFEVVGFHHRFKDFQYGESFSAITGDREFGRAERAEITGVELYGRLNSQPFTGGNLNFFAESTYTYARSILEKAFAFDEDGNIEADYSGNHIPEVPFHVAALTLGVENRTGNGWRWDASVTWTYRGSFYTDAANTPYGFGMEVGEEDPGEFEIEEAGESGGVPDVWLLSARFNLDLGNTGASVFIAGDNLLDELYITDREDGMKPGLGRTIWTGFKYKF; the protein is encoded by the coding sequence ATGGCGAGTGTTGCAAGCGTCGCCTCTAGTGCAGCCCTGGCGCAGCAGGGCGCTCAGCCTGCCGATGAAGGATTGCCGGAAGTCCAAGTTATTCAAAAGAAAACTCCTGCCAAAAAGGCCGCCCCTGTTGCCAAGAAGGCGGCTCCGGTTCCGGCGCCATCACCGGCACCCCAGCCTCCGCAGGAAGCCTTCACCGAGGATGTGCCCGAGCTGGCCAACTCGCCTTACGGGGCGATGAACAGCGGTGGCGCGCAGGCGCGTGCCGAGCAGTCGGCGCAGACGCCCATCAATCCGACACAGCTCATTCCGCAGAACCTCGATGGATTCTCGTCCGCCGCGACGAACCTTACCCCCGAGGTGCTGACAGAGCGTCAGCCGCGCAATTTGAACGAAGCGCTGACACGTGTGCCTGGCGTTATTGTGATCAACGACGATGCCAGTGCACAGCACGGCGGCATCGCTGTGCGTGGTTCGCCGGCACGCCGCTCGCGCAAGATGCTGGTCATGGAAGATGGCCATACCGTCAACTTGGCGCTCTGGCTGGATCCGTCCGTGCACTATTGGGCTCCGATCGAGCGCACGGAAGGCATTGAGGTGATACGCGGGACGGTGGTCACCCACGGTCCCAACAACAACTTCGGCGTGATCAACTCGCGCAACCTGTCGCCCTTCGGACCGGACGAGACCGTGATTAGCTCGGCGATCGGATTCACGCGGTCGAAGAGAGGCACGTTCCGACCGATCGAAGAGGTCGAGGTCGATGGAGACGATGTCGAGATCGAGTACGGCGACCCCGTCTCGCGCAAATCCTCGACAGACGTTTCGGGACGCTGGCATGTGCACACCCGGCAGAGTTTGGAGAACGTCGGCATCGTAGCGTCCTACACGGGTGCGGACGTGCAGGGTGGCTGGGATACGGAGCGCCTCCGCTTCAATGATTTCTATGGCGCTATCGGTTGGAAAGGCAGAAGCTCCGACCTCGTTGTCTCGTCCATCTATGCGCGTCAGCGCGACAACTATGACGAGCAGAACTTCCTCGGTGGTTTCGAGATCGAGGGTGCAGGCAGCGAGGACGAGGCCGCCGCTATTGCCGCCGGTCTTGCGGAGCAGCAGTTCAGGCAGGTGGGGCACTGCAAGACGTGTTTCGCTCCGGCAGCCGGACTTAACACCTACACCGGCGAGATTTGGCGCGGACAGATCGTGCACAATGCGTATCTGGATGAAGACACGACGATCACGTCGCGGATCTACGCTCAGCATCATCGCCGAGACAGGTACCAGCTCTTTAACTTCGCTTCGGATCCGAACGGCATTCCCGGTGATCCACCGGAAGTCGAGGACGGCGATGACGGCCTGAGCAACATTGAGCTCGGGATCGATAGCATGTTCGGACGTCTGCGCACGTTCCGCCACATTGGCGGAGAGCTGCGCGGCGAGTGGGCTAACCGCAATGTTCTTGGCTTTAGACAGGATTTACAGGCTGGCATCCGGTACGAATACCAGGACATGACGAACAAGAACGTCATTGGCCGCGAAAATGAGATCCTGCGAGACGGGGACAAGGGCTCGTTGACGTTCTTCGATCGCTCGCTCGATGCAAACACCGTGTCCGCGTTTCTGCAAACCAATATCTACGCCGCTCGCGACTTTAACGTCGTGCCCGGCATCCGCTTCGAGTGGTTCGAGGTCGGCCGCCGCAACCGTGTCGTCGCTGCGGAAGAAGGCGAAGCGGAATTCGAGGGCGATGACCTTGAGATCGAGAATATCGACTTTTCTCCAGATCCTGCGCGCGAGAGCTTCTCGAGCTTCAATGCGCTGCCCGGTCTCTCCTTTGCCTACTCCGGCTTCAAGCGGACGACTATCTTCGGCGGCTATCACCGCGGGTTGACGACGACGGTTCTCAGAAACGAGGACTTCCCGGCTCCGGATGAGATCGGCGACAATTTCAATATCGGCGTGCGCAGCTCGGCTATCCGCGGCTTCGACTTTGAGGTCGTCGGCTTCCACCACCGCTTCAAGGACTTCCAGTATGGCGAGTCGTTCTCGGCGATCACAGGCGATCGTGAGTTCGGACGTGCCGAGCGGGCGGAAATCACGGGTGTCGAGCTCTATGGTCGACTGAACTCCCAACCGTTCACCGGGGGCAATCTAAACTTCTTCGCCGAGAGCACTTATACTTATGCCCGCAGTATCTTGGAGAAGGCGTTTGCTTTCGACGAGGACGGCAACATCGAAGCCGACTACAGCGGCAACCACATCCCGGAGGTGCCGTTCCACGTGGCGGCACTCACGCTCGGCGTTGAGAACCGGACCGGGAACGGATGGCGCTGGGATGCGAGCGTGACCTGGACTTATCGAGGGTCCTTCTATACCGACGCGGCCAACACACCCTACGGTTTCGGTATGGAGGTAGGGGAAGAAGATCCAGGCGAGTTCGAGATCGAGGAGGCCGGCGAGTCGGGTGGGGTGCCGGACGTGTGGCTGTTGTCGGCTCGCTTCAATCTGGATCTGGGCAATACCGGAGCCAGCGTGTTCATCGCCGGAGACAACCTGCTCGACGAACTCTATATCACCGACCGCGAAGACGGCATGAAGCCTGGGCTGGGCCGCACGATCTGGACGGGCTTCAAGTACAAGTTCTGA
- a CDS encoding TonB-dependent receptor: protein MKIGFARLAVVSGALAFGLHTASAQEGGGAQPQAAEPAAEELPAVDVIQDTPVKKAARAKKKAVAVSPLTSVSAEPSPPVAASASAEPGAAAGSTVAETPLPKVPSAVTTVSDTEIEREGTGSIQQALQQNVPGIIISDAAGNPMRAEISYRGFDASPVSGRSQGIAVYQNGVRINEAFGDTVNWDVIPSNAIASVSVVSNNPSFGLNALGGAMSILMKDGFSYQGAEVDVMGGSFGRRQVGVQAGQSSGNAGVYVAGEWAKEDGFRDFSDSEIRRFYGDVGLKGSVAEFHLSLTAADNHFGATAAAPVELLERSWSNTFTSPQTTDLEVLMPTLSGSVKATDSLTFSGVGYYRRYKNRVVDGNVTEIEECGGFLCLEDDGALEVVEDQNGNPVPAGAVDDPLGSIERLNTDSWSWGGGLEAQEKTPLFGRPNQFIAGVSYDQGRSKYRTSSELGTIGPKYVVDGSGIIVAEPDDLAPRNLLTENTYWGLYFSNALDVTDRLTVTVGGRYNHATIKMEDRTGNFEELNTTNKYSRFNPMAGANYKLLPGISLYGGYSESNRAPTPAELGCAEPENPCLIESFLTDDPPLDQVVGRTSEIGLRGQGFYNGGRYTWGAGLFRTLASDDILPITNDTGRIYFVNAGDTLRQGVELSATYETRKWNIYATYAFVDATLDKCTNPGEEGTCAFLNSGDRLPGIPRHRFKAGFEYWLTSKWKFGADMVAASKSPFFPNEVSDEEDLSAMLAGYTRVDLHTSYDITDNIQIYGLVKNLFNQKYGLYGTYFEADEVSEVDEELGGPGFNDPRTISPSMPFAAYGGVKVKF, encoded by the coding sequence ATGAAGATCGGGTTTGCGCGCCTAGCCGTGGTATCGGGCGCGCTCGCATTTGGACTCCATACGGCAAGCGCCCAGGAAGGTGGCGGCGCTCAGCCGCAAGCCGCCGAGCCGGCGGCAGAAGAACTCCCCGCCGTCGACGTCATCCAGGACACTCCGGTCAAAAAGGCCGCTCGTGCAAAGAAAAAGGCCGTCGCCGTTTCGCCGCTCACTAGCGTGTCGGCCGAGCCAAGCCCTCCGGTAGCGGCAAGTGCTTCGGCAGAGCCCGGCGCTGCGGCAGGGTCTACGGTTGCCGAGACTCCGCTGCCGAAGGTACCGAGCGCTGTCACCACGGTTTCAGACACTGAGATCGAGCGGGAGGGCACCGGGTCGATCCAGCAGGCGCTGCAGCAAAACGTGCCCGGCATCATCATCTCTGATGCCGCGGGCAACCCGATGCGCGCCGAAATCTCCTACCGCGGCTTTGACGCTTCGCCTGTCAGCGGGCGTTCACAAGGTATTGCTGTCTATCAGAACGGCGTGCGCATCAACGAAGCCTTTGGCGATACGGTGAATTGGGACGTGATCCCGAGCAACGCCATCGCCTCCGTGTCGGTGGTCAGCAACAACCCCTCGTTTGGTTTGAACGCGCTGGGCGGTGCGATGAGCATCCTCATGAAGGATGGCTTTAGCTACCAGGGCGCAGAGGTCGACGTCATGGGCGGCTCGTTCGGGCGACGCCAAGTAGGCGTCCAGGCCGGCCAATCGAGCGGCAACGCTGGCGTCTATGTTGCCGGCGAATGGGCTAAGGAGGACGGATTCCGCGACTTCTCGGATAGCGAGATCCGGCGCTTCTACGGTGATGTAGGCCTCAAGGGCAGCGTGGCTGAGTTCCACCTCAGCCTGACTGCGGCGGACAATCATTTCGGGGCCACGGCTGCTGCGCCGGTAGAACTGCTCGAGCGCAGTTGGAGCAACACGTTCACCTCGCCGCAGACCACCGATCTCGAAGTTCTGATGCCGACCCTCTCGGGCTCGGTGAAGGCGACAGATTCGCTGACGTTCTCGGGTGTCGGCTACTACCGGCGCTACAAGAACCGTGTGGTGGACGGCAACGTGACGGAGATCGAGGAGTGCGGCGGGTTCCTGTGTCTTGAGGACGATGGGGCGTTGGAGGTCGTGGAGGATCAGAACGGCAATCCCGTTCCGGCCGGTGCTGTGGATGATCCGCTGGGCTCGATCGAGCGGCTGAATACCGATAGCTGGAGCTGGGGCGGCGGACTGGAGGCTCAAGAGAAAACCCCGCTGTTCGGACGCCCGAACCAGTTCATCGCCGGTGTTTCCTATGATCAGGGCCGCTCCAAATATCGCACGTCGAGCGAACTCGGTACGATCGGACCCAAGTATGTCGTCGACGGCTCAGGGATCATCGTCGCGGAACCTGACGATCTTGCGCCGCGCAACCTGCTTACCGAGAACACCTATTGGGGTCTCTATTTCTCGAATGCGCTCGATGTCACCGATCGTCTGACCGTGACGGTCGGCGGCCGATACAATCACGCCACCATCAAGATGGAGGATCGGACGGGGAACTTCGAAGAGCTCAACACCACCAACAAGTACTCTCGGTTCAATCCGATGGCGGGCGCCAACTACAAGCTACTGCCTGGCATCTCACTCTACGGCGGCTACTCGGAGTCGAACCGCGCGCCGACGCCGGCCGAGCTCGGCTGTGCGGAACCCGAAAACCCGTGCTTGATCGAGAGCTTCCTTACGGATGACCCGCCGCTGGATCAGGTGGTCGGGCGCACGTCTGAAATCGGTCTTAGGGGGCAGGGCTTCTATAATGGCGGCCGCTATACCTGGGGTGCAGGTTTGTTCCGCACGCTGGCGTCGGATGACATCCTGCCGATCACCAACGACACGGGCCGCATCTATTTCGTCAACGCGGGCGATACGCTTCGTCAGGGCGTTGAGCTGTCTGCGACCTACGAAACTCGCAAATGGAATATCTACGCGACTTATGCGTTCGTAGACGCGACGCTGGATAAGTGCACCAACCCGGGTGAAGAGGGTACGTGCGCATTCCTCAACTCGGGCGATCGCCTGCCGGGTATTCCGCGTCACCGCTTCAAGGCTGGTTTCGAGTACTGGCTCACGTCCAAGTGGAAGTTCGGTGCCGACATGGTTGCAGCCAGCAAGTCACCCTTCTTCCCCAACGAGGTCTCGGACGAAGAAGATCTCAGCGCGATGCTTGCCGGCTACACGCGCGTCGATCTGCACACGTCTTACGACATCACCGACAACATCCAGATTTACGGTCTTGTCAAAAACCTCTTCAACCAGAAGTACGGCCTCTACGGCACGTATTTCGAAGCCGACGAGGTGAGCGAGGTGGACGAGGAACTGGGAGGCCCCGGTTTCAACGATCCGCGCACGATTTCGCCCTCGATGCCCTTTGCGGCGTACGGCGGTGTGAAAGTCAAATTCTAG
- a CDS encoding MotA/TolQ/ExbB proton channel family protein: MEEIAVTAGHDFSIWGLVMQADPIVKAVMLLLVLASVACWAIILEKMIRLTKLSRDLRRLERTVAQDGMADAPRGLVRALLTAAHHEADDGGRNEARGELRARLERAMRLSLKGELQRLEVGLPFLATIGSAAPFIGLFGTVWGIMNSFTAIANQKDTSLAVVAPGIAEALFATALGLAAAIPAVMAYNMIAVSLGRGASRASTTIAELAKRMSRPAAEGFPRVAEPLRAGKAS, from the coding sequence GTGGAAGAAATCGCCGTTACCGCAGGTCACGACTTTTCGATCTGGGGCCTGGTCATGCAGGCCGACCCAATCGTCAAGGCAGTGATGCTGCTGCTGGTCCTGGCGTCTGTCGCCTGCTGGGCCATCATCCTCGAAAAGATGATCCGTCTCACAAAGCTCAGCCGCGATCTGCGCCGCCTCGAGCGTACTGTTGCTCAGGACGGAATGGCGGATGCCCCGCGCGGCCTCGTGCGCGCGCTGCTGACGGCAGCACATCATGAGGCCGACGACGGCGGACGCAACGAGGCTCGAGGCGAGCTGCGCGCCCGCCTCGAGCGGGCCATGCGTCTCTCTCTCAAAGGAGAGTTGCAGCGGCTCGAGGTCGGTTTGCCGTTCCTGGCGACCATCGGCTCGGCGGCGCCCTTCATCGGCCTGTTCGGCACAGTCTGGGGCATCATGAACAGCTTCACGGCCATCGCCAACCAGAAGGACACGTCGCTGGCCGTCGTCGCGCCGGGCATTGCGGAGGCCCTGTTCGCGACCGCCCTCGGCCTCGCGGCAGCCATCCCGGCCGTCATGGCCTACAACATGATCGCGGTTTCGCTCGGACGCGGTGCCAGTCGCGCCAGTACGACGATCGCAGAGCTGGCAAAGCGCATGTCACGGCCCGCAGCTGAAGGCTTCCCGCGCGTAGCCGAGCCATTGCGGGCCGGAAAGGCATCCTGA
- a CDS encoding biopolymer transporter ExbD, translating into MGMAVGHDAPQGDEDDGGYRPMAEINITPMVDVMLVLLIIFMVAAPLMVAGVPLELPNTSAARVSQSKKAMVVSLAADGNLYVREEQVTQDGLAPRLRELRAAEGDTVVYVRADKSRNYGDVMDVLGRVGESGYGRVSLLSQPKPKGAQ; encoded by the coding sequence ATGGGAATGGCCGTCGGACATGACGCGCCACAGGGCGATGAGGATGATGGCGGCTATCGCCCGATGGCCGAGATCAACATCACGCCCATGGTCGACGTGATGCTGGTGCTGCTGATCATCTTCATGGTCGCCGCACCGCTGATGGTGGCTGGCGTGCCGCTCGAGTTGCCGAATACCTCGGCCGCTCGCGTCAGCCAGTCGAAGAAAGCCATGGTGGTTTCGCTGGCCGCCGACGGCAACCTTTATGTCCGCGAGGAGCAGGTCACACAGGACGGCCTAGCGCCGCGACTGCGAGAGCTGCGGGCTGCCGAGGGCGATACCGTCGTCTACGTCCGCGCCGACAAGAGCCGCAACTACGGCGACGTAATGGATGTCCTGGGCCGCGTCGGAGAAAGCGGCTATGGCCGCGTCTCGCTGCTCTCGCAACCCAAACCCAAGGGCGCGCAATGA
- a CDS encoding energy transducer TonB: MLSPGGASLDEGSGEDTFVVEQGIALEGFARLGEAEVSIDAVEAPPPVLQSTPPVEEVKPLEEDVQHVIGSETGPEQDRVVREPKPEEVQEAKPEQIAAIEQTEVPVEEQRASGVRQTGGSTTAISAYKGRLFTHISKRKVNPRSRQSGTVVIRFTVGPEGELISREIATSSGSKLLDDAAVASIERAAPFPAMPNEARTAGPLVVSVPFKFSVR; encoded by the coding sequence ATGCTGTCCCCTGGCGGCGCGTCGCTCGACGAGGGCTCGGGCGAGGACACCTTCGTCGTCGAGCAGGGTATCGCGCTTGAAGGCTTCGCGCGGCTCGGAGAGGCCGAGGTGAGCATCGACGCCGTCGAGGCGCCGCCCCCCGTGCTGCAGTCCACGCCGCCCGTCGAGGAGGTGAAGCCGCTCGAGGAGGACGTACAGCACGTCATCGGCTCCGAGACCGGCCCCGAGCAGGACCGCGTGGTACGCGAGCCGAAGCCCGAGGAAGTCCAGGAGGCCAAACCCGAGCAGATCGCGGCCATTGAGCAGACCGAGGTCCCCGTCGAGGAGCAGCGCGCCTCCGGCGTCCGCCAAACCGGCGGCAGCACGACCGCGATCTCAGCTTATAAAGGCAGGCTCTTCACGCACATCTCGAAGCGCAAGGTGAACCCGCGCTCGCGCCAATCTGGAACGGTCGTCATCCGCTTCACGGTCGGCCCAGAGGGCGAGCTGATCTCCCGCGAGATCGCAACAAGCTCCGGCTCCAAGCTCCTCGACGACGCAGCGGTGGCGTCCATAGAGCGCGCCGCGCCGTTCCCCGCTATGCCGAACGAGGCGCGGACGGCAGGCCCCCTCGTGGTTTCCGTCCCGTTCAAGTTCTCCGTGCGCTAG
- a CDS encoding VWA domain-containing protein, protein MSSQRMLSSLFSMAALCGACIAPAAAAQAAGVELGAELGHTAIKKGSDRVYLRLSLKTLAAKKDSNRTPINVALVIDRSGSMSGDRIVAAKKGAQVALERLSSDDFVSLVSYNHEVDVLAEADRLGSGRDKLDRAIEKLAASGTTALYAGVQEGGEQVKAHVSDLKVNRVVLLSDGLANVGPSSPAELAELGRKLAAKGISVSTIGLGLEYNEDLMQRLAAASDGNHVFVERPSDLAEIFDREFGDALSVAARDIIIQIECNTGFAPKRVLGRDAEISGNRITLKLNQLPADTERYVVVELDATASDAAASEGEVANVTVDYVDLESGTRTKSDSKVTARFTDTSDEAEASINKTVMSQVTEQIATENSEKAVELRDAGDISAARKVLEDNALYLNKQKSALSMGSSAAPTASISALDKLETKSREAAENLEGESWDRTRKMMRHDQHKAKVQQSY, encoded by the coding sequence ATGTCGTCTCAACGGATGCTTTCTTCTCTTTTCTCAATGGCCGCCCTATGCGGCGCATGCATTGCACCGGCTGCCGCCGCCCAAGCCGCTGGAGTGGAGCTCGGCGCCGAGCTCGGCCACACGGCGATCAAAAAAGGCAGCGACCGGGTGTACCTCCGGCTTTCCCTCAAGACGCTGGCCGCGAAAAAGGACTCCAACCGCACGCCCATCAACGTCGCGCTCGTCATCGACCGCTCGGGCTCCATGAGCGGCGATCGCATCGTGGCAGCAAAGAAAGGTGCCCAGGTCGCCCTCGAGCGGCTCTCGTCCGACGACTTCGTCTCGTTGGTCTCCTACAATCACGAGGTGGACGTGCTCGCCGAAGCGGATCGGCTTGGCTCAGGACGCGACAAGCTCGACCGCGCCATCGAAAAGCTCGCGGCGTCCGGCACAACGGCGCTTTACGCTGGCGTTCAGGAAGGCGGAGAACAGGTCAAGGCCCACGTCTCGGACCTCAAGGTCAACCGCGTCGTGCTCCTGTCTGACGGCCTCGCCAACGTGGGACCGAGCTCGCCCGCAGAGCTTGCAGAACTCGGCCGCAAGCTTGCAGCCAAGGGCATTTCGGTCTCCACGATCGGGCTCGGCCTCGAATACAACGAGGATCTGATGCAGCGACTGGCGGCAGCGAGCGACGGCAACCACGTCTTCGTCGAGCGGCCGAGTGACCTCGCCGAGATCTTCGACCGCGAGTTCGGCGACGCGCTGTCAGTCGCGGCACGCGACATCATCATCCAGATCGAGTGCAATACGGGCTTCGCGCCGAAGCGCGTCCTCGGGCGTGATGCTGAGATCTCCGGCAACCGCATCACGCTGAAGCTCAACCAGCTCCCCGCGGATACCGAGCGCTACGTCGTCGTCGAGCTCGATGCGACGGCTTCCGATGCCGCCGCGAGCGAAGGGGAGGTCGCCAACGTCACCGTCGACTATGTCGATCTCGAAAGCGGCACCCGCACCAAATCGGACTCGAAGGTGACGGCACGTTTCACCGACACCTCCGATGAGGCAGAAGCCAGCATCAACAAAACCGTGATGAGCCAGGTCACCGAGCAGATCGCCACCGAGAACAGCGAGAAGGCCGTCGAGCTGCGCGACGCCGGCGACATCTCGGCCGCACGCAAGGTGCTCGAGGACAACGCTCTCTACTTGAACAAGCAGAAGAGCGCCCTCAGCATGGGTTCGTCGGCAGCGCCAACAGCTTCGATCTCTGCGCTCGACAAGCTCGAGACCAAGAGCCGCGAGGCGGCCGAGAACCTGGAAGGCGAGAGCTGGGATCGCACGCGCAAGATGATGCGCCACGATCAGCACAAGGCCAAGGTCCAGCAGTCCTACTGA
- the infC gene encoding translation initiation factor IF-3 produces MRGAAEREPTGPKINDAIRAREVRLIDENGQNVGVVSKLDALARAEEAGLDLVEVSPDAEPPVCKILDFGKYKYQEQKKAAEARKHQKTVEIKEIKMRPGIDDHDYDVKMRAIKRFFEEGDKVKVTLRFRGREMAHQHLGMDVLRRVKSDVEPIAKVESEPRFEGRQMVMVLAPK; encoded by the coding sequence ATGCGTGGCGCCGCCGAGCGCGAGCCGACCGGCCCGAAAATCAACGACGCGATCCGGGCGCGTGAAGTACGGCTTATTGACGAGAACGGACAGAATGTCGGAGTCGTGAGCAAGCTCGATGCTCTCGCCCGCGCCGAGGAGGCCGGATTGGATCTGGTCGAGGTTTCTCCCGACGCCGAGCCTCCCGTCTGCAAGATTCTCGATTTCGGCAAATACAAATATCAAGAGCAGAAAAAGGCCGCCGAGGCCCGCAAGCATCAGAAGACCGTCGAGATCAAAGAGATCAAGATGCGTCCTGGCATCGACGATCACGACTACGACGTGAAGATGCGCGCCATCAAGCGGTTCTTCGAGGAAGGTGACAAGGTCAAGGTGACGCTGCGCTTCCGCGGCCGCGAGATGGCTCACCAGCATCTCGGCATGGACGTGCTGAGGCGCGTCAAGAGCGACGTCGAGCCGATCGCGAAAGTGGAGTCCGAGCCTCGCTTCGAAGGCCGCCAGATGGTAATGGTGCTGGCGCCGAAGTAA
- a CDS encoding glycosyltransferase family 4 protein — MAGKRPTILQIIPELDTGGAELSTVEIADAVVRAGGRALVLSEGGRLAPRIAASGGEFVPFAAATKNPLHLLWNAHVIRRMIESEGVDLVHARSRAPAWSALIAARRAGVPFVTTYHGAYNEKTRLKRAYNAVMAKGDIVIANSRYTKDLIETRYGTPPQRIRVIYRGVDGGTFDPAAVSLDRKVAVAVRLGISPGTRVILQPARLTSWKGQRTVIAAALLLEREGRLGDTVVVLAGDAQGREAYRESLESEIRDAGLEGKVILPGHLDDIPAALSIAHLAIVASVEPEAFGRVATEAQAMGCPVIATDIGAPPETVAAVPHVDPGEETGWLVPAGDAELLASAMGEALRLSDAARAALGARARARALTYFSLDSMRRETLEVYDRLLGTGLAARI, encoded by the coding sequence TTGGCCGGGAAGCGCCCGACCATACTTCAGATCATCCCGGAGCTCGATACCGGAGGCGCGGAGCTGTCGACGGTCGAGATCGCGGACGCCGTCGTGCGCGCGGGCGGGCGGGCGCTGGTGCTCTCAGAGGGCGGGCGGTTGGCACCGCGCATCGCGGCCTCGGGCGGCGAGTTCGTGCCTTTCGCCGCGGCGACGAAGAATCCTCTGCACCTCTTGTGGAACGCACATGTGATCCGTCGCATGATCGAGAGCGAGGGCGTGGATCTCGTGCATGCGCGCAGCCGCGCGCCAGCGTGGAGCGCTCTGATCGCAGCCCGTCGCGCGGGCGTGCCGTTCGTCACCACCTATCACGGTGCCTACAACGAAAAGACGCGATTGAAGCGCGCCTACAACGCGGTCATGGCCAAGGGCGACATCGTGATCGCCAACTCGCGCTATACGAAGGACTTGATCGAGACGCGGTACGGCACGCCCCCGCAGCGGATCCGTGTCATCTATCGGGGCGTCGATGGCGGGACGTTTGATCCTGCCGCCGTGTCCCTCGACCGGAAGGTGGCGGTGGCGGTGCGTCTTGGCATCTCGCCCGGTACACGGGTGATCCTACAACCCGCGCGTCTGACGAGCTGGAAGGGGCAGCGGACGGTGATCGCGGCGGCCCTTCTCCTGGAGCGGGAAGGACGCCTCGGTGACACCGTTGTCGTGCTGGCCGGCGACGCCCAGGGGCGCGAGGCCTATCGGGAGAGTCTCGAAAGCGAGATCCGTGACGCTGGCCTCGAGGGCAAGGTCATCCTGCCGGGGCACCTGGACGATATCCCCGCCGCGCTCTCTATCGCGCACCTTGCCATCGTGGCGTCCGTCGAGCCCGAGGCCTTCGGTCGGGTCGCGACTGAGGCGCAAGCCATGGGGTGCCCGGTGATCGCGACGGACATCGGCGCGCCGCCGGAAACAGTGGCTGCCGTTCCGCACGTGGACCCGGGAGAGGAAACGGGTTGGCTGGTGCCGGCGGGCGATGCCGAGCTCCTGGCCTCGGCCATGGGGGAAGCCCTTCGTCTTTCCGACGCAGCGCGGGCGGCGTTGGGTGCCCGGGCCCGGGCTCGCGCTCTCACCTACTTCAGCCTGGACAGCATGCGCAGAGAGACGCTCGAGGTGTACGATCGTTTGCTTGGGACCGGGCTCGCGGCCCGTATTTGA
- a CDS encoding alpha/beta fold hydrolase — protein MGANDPQFITVGSGASERKIAYLAQNPAREDAASLLWLTGLKSDMISTKAEALAAWTAQHGLGFTRFDYSGHGRSEGLFEEATLSDWLEETAAVFHEITAGPQILVGSSTGAHVALLLLRHLRETTPEEAARIRGLVLIAPAWDLTELMWSQLPEEARSEIEEKGFWVRPSAYDPAGYIITRQFMEDGRRHLLKDTAFDPGRPVLVLQGAEDRDVPIEHARALRTVLAGDWVRITEVPDGEHRLSRPEDLEKLYALIEELV, from the coding sequence ATGGGCGCGAACGATCCGCAATTCATCACTGTCGGCAGCGGAGCATCGGAGCGCAAGATTGCCTATCTAGCCCAAAACCCAGCGAGGGAGGACGCGGCGAGCCTCCTCTGGTTGACCGGGCTCAAGTCCGACATGATCTCGACGAAGGCAGAGGCCCTCGCCGCCTGGACCGCTCAGCACGGGCTCGGCTTCACACGCTTCGACTATTCGGGCCACGGCCGCTCGGAGGGCCTTTTCGAAGAAGCCACACTTTCCGATTGGCTTGAGGAAACCGCAGCCGTGTTCCACGAGATCACGGCGGGACCGCAGATCCTTGTTGGCTCGAGCACCGGTGCGCACGTCGCCTTGCTCTTGCTGCGTCACCTCCGGGAGACTACCCCGGAGGAAGCCGCCCGCATACGCGGCCTCGTGCTGATTGCCCCAGCGTGGGATCTGACGGAGCTCATGTGGAGCCAGCTTCCCGAGGAGGCGCGGAGTGAGATCGAAGAAAAAGGCTTCTGGGTGCGCCCGTCGGCCTACGACCCCGCAGGCTATATCATCACCCGCCAGTTCATGGAGGACGGCCGCCGCCATCTCCTAAAAGACACCGCGTTCGACCCCGGGCGCCCCGTGCTCGTTCTGCAGGGCGCTGAGGACCGTGACGTCCCCATTGAGCATGCACGCGCGCTGCGCACCGTGCTGGCGGGAGATTGGGTTCGCATCACAGAGGTGCCTGACGGTGAGCACCGCCTGTCGCGCCCCGAGGACCTTGAGAAGCTTTACGCGCTGATCGAGGAACTCGTCTAG